The following coding sequences are from one Epilithonimonas vandammei window:
- a CDS encoding glycosyltransferase family 1 protein: MSILENNRRYLKTRIKTAQELYEEGLYEDCINYIELTAVFAWLNFSGFYKLHSLEKILIEIGKTLKPFEKKLPKADPKEKNVLHICTEIKKVGGHSALLFNWIRLDSENKHTVITTAQDLRDAENIAFSYNDKNAAKLISLKHQPKLQKAEELKQYIANGDYDYIVLHTNPNEVIPVLALSDENIKTPVLLLNHADHTFWLGTTITDILIQIRESNIDLDNQRRNISDQSVLPIPLKSPDFIKNYQNDGHNDQINIISTGSLYKYTPNENYNFYEEIFTIAQKHSNVKINIVGVDKISAFAKQYQHPNINYLGILDPEELNKIENQMDIFLEGFPLPSFTALLQAAQKKIPFVLHYNPLSSLKLFNDDKSHGIIYPKNKQEWRDLVSDLVENFNTRKEIAEKQYGLVEKLYSENAWKDLLKKIYQKADSKQHRISNFTEDVFYSTENERMLSKIDSYMISHFRYTEQLGFLKKIKKLAQVYPKNKNVKYALSKTQIFNYIFEKHIN; the protein is encoded by the coding sequence ATGTCTATTCTAGAGAACAATAGAAGATATCTTAAAACAAGGATTAAAACAGCTCAAGAATTATATGAAGAAGGTTTATACGAAGATTGTATAAATTATATTGAGTTAACAGCTGTTTTTGCCTGGCTAAACTTTAGTGGATTTTATAAGCTGCATTCTTTAGAGAAAATTCTCATTGAGATTGGTAAGACATTGAAACCATTCGAGAAAAAATTACCCAAAGCCGATCCTAAAGAAAAAAATGTATTACACATCTGTACCGAAATAAAAAAAGTAGGTGGTCACTCTGCTCTTTTATTCAATTGGATAAGATTAGATTCTGAAAATAAACATACAGTTATAACAACTGCTCAAGATCTAAGGGATGCAGAAAATATTGCTTTTTCTTATAATGACAAAAATGCAGCAAAATTGATTAGCTTAAAACACCAGCCCAAATTACAAAAGGCTGAAGAGTTGAAACAATATATTGCTAATGGTGATTATGATTACATCGTTTTGCACACCAATCCCAATGAGGTTATTCCGGTTTTAGCACTGTCAGATGAAAATATAAAAACGCCTGTTCTACTCCTCAATCATGCTGACCATACTTTTTGGTTAGGAACCACAATTACTGATATTTTGATTCAAATAAGAGAATCAAATATTGATCTTGATAACCAAAGGAGAAATATATCTGACCAATCTGTTTTACCAATACCACTAAAGTCTCCTGATTTTATAAAAAATTATCAGAACGACGGTCATAATGATCAAATTAATATTATAAGTACAGGGAGCTTGTATAAATATACTCCAAATGAAAATTATAATTTTTATGAAGAGATATTTACTATTGCACAAAAGCATTCCAATGTTAAAATAAATATTGTTGGTGTTGATAAAATCTCTGCTTTTGCAAAACAATACCAGCATCCTAATATCAATTATCTTGGTATTTTAGATCCTGAGGAATTAAATAAGATTGAAAATCAAATGGATATATTTCTAGAAGGATTTCCTTTACCTTCGTTCACCGCATTACTCCAGGCCGCTCAGAAAAAAATTCCATTTGTCTTGCATTATAATCCTTTGAGTTCTCTTAAGCTTTTCAATGACGATAAAAGTCACGGAATCATTTATCCAAAAAACAAACAAGAATGGAGAGACCTGGTCAGCGATTTGGTAGAAAATTTCAATACCCGTAAAGAAATTGCTGAAAAACAGTATGGTCTTGTAGAAAAATTATATTCTGAAAATGCCTGGAAAGATTTATTAAAAAAAATCTACCAAAAAGCAGATTCCAAACAACATCGCATCAGTAATTTTACGGAAGATGTTTTTTACAGTACAGAAAACGAAAGAATGCTAAGTAAAATTGACAGTTACATGATATCTCATTTCAGATACACAGAACAGCTCGGTTTTTTAAAAAAAATAAAAAAATTAGCCCAAGTATATCCAAAAAACAAAAATGTAAAATACGCCTTAAGCAAGACTCAAATTTTTAATTATATCTTTGAAAAACATATTAACTAA